From a region of the Marmota flaviventris isolate mMarFla1 chromosome 13, mMarFla1.hap1, whole genome shotgun sequence genome:
- the Slc2a6 gene encoding solute carrier family 2, facilitated glucose transporter member 6 yields MQEPLLGAEGLDYDTFPEKPPPSPGERARVGALQNKRVFLATFAAVLGNFSFGYALVYTSPVIPALEHSSDPDLHLTKTQASWFGSVFTLGAAAGGLSAMVLNDLLGRKLSIMFSAIPSAAGYALMAGAHGLWMLLLGRTLTGFAGGLTAACIPVYVSEIAPAGVRGALGATPQLMAVFGSLSLYALGLLLPWRWLAVAGEGPVLIMVLLLSFMPNSPRFLLSRGRDEEALQALTWLRPADADVHWEFEQIQDNVRRQSSRVSWAEARDPHIYRPVLIALLMRFLQQLTGITPILVYLQPIFDSTAVLLPPKDDAAIVGAVRLLSVLIAAFTMDLAGRKVLLFVSATIMFAANLTLGLYVQFGPRPLAPNSTVSLETLSLAGTEQPPATPTSYLTLVPLLATMFFIMGYAMGWGPITWLLMSEILPLRARGVASGLCVLVSWLTAFVLTKSFLLVVKAFSLQVPFFFFAAICLVSLVFTGCCVPETKGRSLEQIESFFSRRRSFLH; encoded by the exons ATGCAGGAGCCCCTGCTGGGAGCTGAGGGCCTGGACTATGACACCTTCCCCGAGAAGCCGCCCCCGTCGCCCGGAGAGAGGGCGCGGGTCGG gGCCCTGCAGAACAAAAGGGTGTTCTTGGCCACCTTTGCTGCGGTGCTGGGCAATTTCAGTTTTGGGTATGCCCTGGTCTACACGTCCCCTGTCATCCCAGCCCTTGAGCACTCCTCAGACCCAGATCTGCATCTGACCAAAACTCAGGCATCCTGGTTTGGG TCTGTGTTCACCCTGGGAGCTGCTGCTGGGGGCCTCAGTGCCATGGTCCTCAATGACCTCCTGGGCCGGAAGCTCAGCATCATGTTCTCTGCCATCCCCTCTGCGGCGGGGTACGCGCTCATGGCAGGCGCCCATGGTCTCTGGATGCTGCTGTTGGGGAGGACGCTCACTGGCTTTGCTGGGGGACTCACGGCGGCCTGCATCCCG GTGTACGTATCTGAGATCGCCCCTGCTGGTGTCCGTGGGGCCCTGGGGGCCACGCCGCAGCTCATGGCAGTGTTCGGATCGCTGTCTCTCTACGCCCTTG GCCTCCTGCTGCCCTGGCGTTGGCTGGCCGTGGCCGGGGAGGGGCCTGTGCTCATCATGGTCCTGCTGCTCAGCTTCATGCCCAACTCGCCGCGGTTCCTGCTCTCCCGCGGCAGGGACGAGGAGGCACTGCAGGCACTGACCTGGCTGCGCCCAGCAGATGCAGACGTCCACTGGGAGTTCGAGCAGATCCAGGACAATGTCCGGAGACAG AGCAGCCGAGTGTCGTGGGCGGAGGCCCGGGACCCCCACATATACCGTCCGGTGCTCATTGCCCTGCTCATGCGTTTCCTGCAGCAGCTGACAGGCATCACGCCCATACTGGTCTACCTGCAGCCCATCTTCGACAGCACAGCCGTGCTGCTG CCCCCCAAAGATGATGCAGCCATTGTGGGAGCCGTGAGGCTTCTGTCCGTGCTGATCGCAGCCTTCACCATGGACCTGGCTGGCCGCAAGGTCCTGCTCTTCGTGTCAG CAACCATCATGTTTGCTGCCAACCTGACGCTGGGGCTGTATGTCCAATTTGGTCCAAGGCCTCTGGCCCCCAACAGCACTGTGAGCCTCGAGACCCTGTCCTTGGCGGGCACAGAGCAGCCCCCGGCCACACCCACCAGCTACCTCACTCTGGTGCCCCTCCTGGCCACCATGTTCTTCATCATGG GCTATGCCATGGGCTGGGGGCCCATCACTTGGCTGCTCATGTCAGAGATCCTGCCCTTGCGTGCCCGTGGCGTAGCCTCAGGGCTCTGTGTGCTGGTCAGCTGGCTCACCGCCTTCGTCCTCACCAAGTCCTTCCTGCTGGTGGTG AAAGCCTTCAGCCTCCAGGTGCCCTTCTTCTTCTTCGCGGCCATCTGCCTGGTGAGCCTAGTGTTCACGGGCTGTTGTGTGCCTGAGACCAAGGGCCGCTCCCTGGAGCAGATCGAGTCCTTCTTCAGCAGGAGGAGGTCCTTCCTGCACTAG
- the Mymk gene encoding protein myomaker, translating into MGTLVAKLLLPTLSSLAFLPTVSVAAKRRFHMEAMVYLFTMFFEALHHTCEGPGLSVLCFLRQDLLQYFSIYGTALSMWVSLMALADFDEPQRSTFVMLGVLTIAVRTYHDRWGYGVYSGPIGMAVLVIAAKWLQKMKEKKGLYPDRSVYAQQIGPGLCFGALALMLRFFFEDWDYTYVHSCYHCALAMSFFLLLPKVNKKAGHAGPPAKLDFSTLCCTCI; encoded by the exons ATGGGGACACTTGTGGCCAAACTGCTGCTGCCCACCCTCAGCAGCCTGGCCTTTCTCCCCACTGTCAGTGTGGCGGCCAAGAGGCGTTTCCACATGGAGGCCATGGTCTACCTCTTCACCATGTTCTTCGAGGCG CTCCACCACACCTGTGAGGGGCCCGGCCTGTCGGTGCTCTGCTTCCTGCGCCAGGATCTCCTGCAGTACTTCAGCATCTACGGGACGGCGCTGAGCATGTGGGTCTCCCTGATGG CGCTGGCCGACTTTGACGAACCTCAGAGGTCAACGTTTGTGATGCTTGGCGTCCTGACCATCGCCGTGCGGACCTACCACGACCGCTGGGGTTACGGGGTGTACTCGGGCCCCATCGGCATGGCCGTCCTGGTCATCGCAGCCAAGTGG TTGCAGAAGATGAAGGAGAAGAAGGGCTTGTACCCCGACAGGAGCGTCTACGCCCAGCAGATAGGCCCTGGCCTCTGCTTTGGAGCGCTGGCCCTGATGTTGCGCTTCTTCTTTGAG GATTGGGACTACACCTATGTCCATAGCTGCTACCACTGTGCCCTGGCCATGTCCTTCTTCCTGCTGCTGCCCAAGGTCAACAAGAAGGCTGGACATGCAGGGCCCCCGGCCAAGCTGGACTTCTCCACGCTTTGCTGCACTTGTATCTGA